The window CTAGAGGATGAAACCACAGACTTAGGCGTAGTACCGCTGCTTAGTTTTAATTTAAAACACTATACCTCAGACAATTTCCATCTATTGTTAAAAGGTGATGCTTTAGTAGGAACTGTTGGCCGAGCTGAAGATATATTGATTGGTGGCGAGTATCAATTCGGTGATTCAAATCTAAGCGCTCGTGCAGGCTATAGAATTATTGAAGGCGGTGCTGACATCGCACAAGTCTATAATTTCTCCTTAATTCATTTTGCTTCGGTAGGCTTGCAGTATAGTTTTCTTAGATAGGGCATTACAATTAAAAGTCTTAGGTTTTAGGGCTATTATTATGCTTCATTACAAAGCGCATCAAGCGCATACATCAATCTGTTTTGAGCTCCTAATTGCGAGCCGAAAATGGAGCGATACAAATTCCCATCAGCTGTAATTAAAAGCCATTGCGGGGTACCTTCAGCATTAAACTGATCGTACACTTTGTGTTCCTGATCAAGATAAATAGGGAAGGGTAATTCCCCGCTGGTGAATATGCTCTTTATATCTTCCTCTGTAACAGGGAGTTTGTTGAAAATAGAGTGAATGCCAATTACTTGAAGATTGTCATATTCCTGCTGATATTCATAGGCTAGAGGAATTGCACGACCCGTACATCCCAAACATTGGTTATTATAAATGATGATTAAAAGCTGTTTTCCCGCATACTTATCCATCAAGTTAAGCTC is drawn from Marivirga arenosa and contains these coding sequences:
- a CDS encoding TlpA family protein disulfide reductase, which gives rise to METAIAPIPSIRVQDFDNQELNLMDKYAGKQLLIIIYNNQCLGCTGRAIPLAYEYQQEYDNLQVIGIHSIFNKLPVTEEDIKSIFTSGELPFPIYLDQEHKVYDQFNAEGTPQWLLITADGNLYRSIFGSQLGAQNRLMYALDALCNEA